The genomic DNA CGGCTCATGACACAATATACGCGTCATTTGCCGGGGGAGTGTGGACGATTGCCCAACATACAAGTTATATTATCCTCAAGAGGAAACGGCTTGTCCTTCCCGCTCGGCACGGGCCTGCTCCAGCTTCAGCATGCTCCGATGGGCCAAATACAAAAATGGGACGCCGGCAAAGGTCGTCAATCCAAGGAGAGCAAAGATAAGCTGCGACGAGGCAACCCCCAGGCCCTGGAGCAGAAAGCCGCCCAGTAAAGGCGCCAATACCATTCCCAGATTATTAAAACCAAACATGCCAAAGTACGCTCCCCGCAGCTCAGGCTCCGCTATGCGATCGACAAGCACATCCGTTGCCGTGAATACCAGCACTTCGCCAACCGTAAATATAACGACGCATATCATTAAAAAAGGAAGTGTATCCGACATCCCGAATAAAATAAGGCTTGCTCCTGTGAATAAATTACCAGCAATAATCGGCAGTGCCGGCGCAAAGCGGGCAGCGAGCCGAACGAGAGGATATTGAACCGCCAGCACGACTACCGCATTGAGCGATATCAGGTAACTGAACCATTTGACTCCCTCCTCGATTCGCGGGCTCATCTCCATATACTGCGCCAGTGTCGAGTCGAAATGTCCATAACCGAGCACGCAGAAAATCATCCCGATCAGCACCAGCATAAATGTCCGGTTTCCGCTCGTCGCTTTCAAAGCCCCGCCGATGCTAAGCCGCTGCTCATTTTCTGTGCTCGCCTGTCCAAGCTCATGATAACGCCAAAATTGTACGACCAGACAGATGCCGTAACAGGCGTATACTACAGCCGCTATTAAAAACACGCTGTTCGAATCGGAAGCGCCTACCTGCAGTCCGAGCAGCGGTCCAATGACAACCCCGATGTTAATGGCCGCATATCGCAGATTGAATACGAGCAGCTTGCTTTCCTTGGGGGTAATATCGGCAAGAAGCGCGCGGGAAGTAGGCTCGAACGTCGCCCTGCACAGACCGTTTAAAGCATTCATAATGAAGAAAATCCATATTTTATTCGCAAATGCAAACCCCACAAACACGAGCACCCAACCGAAAATCGCAATGAAGAGCACTTTTTTGCGCCCGATGACATCGGAGATATAACCGCCGTTAAAGCTGGCAAATACGCCGATCAGCGAGCTAACGGCTACGACGATCCCTGTCTCTGCCGGCGTAGCTCCCATGGAGCGGATCAGGTAAATCGACAAGAACGGGATGCTCATCGAAATTGCAGTACGGCCAAAAATCGTGCCGATGATGATCGTCCAGGACAACGGGTGAATTTGTTTCAAATGAGCGTTCATTTATGCGCCTTCTTTATTTACAATTTATTCAAAACTATTCAACCATTTAACTCTTATTTTTTTAAACTGTCAAGATCTATGCCAGACTGCGAATGTGGTAAAATGAAGTCCAATCGATAGTCCAATTCCTGGAAACTAAAAGAATAGGAAGGTAACCGCTATGAATCAAAACATACTGCTTGTAGAAGACGATGGTTCGATCAGCGAAATGGTTATTAATTGCTTGTCGAAAGAAGGGTTCTCTATTACGCTCGCCCGCGACGGGGAGGAGGCCCTGCGCTTATTCGGCGAGCAGAGCTACGCGCTTGTGCTGCTGGATCTCATGCTGCCTTACTTAAACGGCATGGATTTCCTCAAGAAAATCAGGGAGCATAGCCGCGTCCCCGTGCTCATTGTGTCAGCGAAGGATAGCGAAGTAGATAAAGCGCTGGGACTTGGCTTTGGAGCGGACGATTACATCGCCAAGCCCTTCTCCTTGATTGAATTGACCGCCCGCGTCAAAGCCGCAATTCGGCGGGCGACGGAGTATTCGGATGCGGGAGGCTCCGCTTCCCACAGCCCGAAGATCATCACCGTGAAGGACATGACCATGGATATCGACAATATCCGGCTGACCAAACATGGGCGTGAAATTCATCTGACCGCTAAAGAGTGGAGCATCCTGAAGCTGCTGTTTACCTATCCGAGAAAGATATTCACTAAAGAGCAGATCTACCGCTCCGTTTGGGGAGACGAGTACTACGGCGATGAGAACATGATTAACGTTCATATAAGCCGGCTGCGCGACAAAATCGAGGACCATCCTTCCTCCCCGCAATATATCAAGACCATATGGGGCATCGGCTACAAATTGGGGGATTTTCAGGAATGACCGCTTTACTGTGGCTTTTGACCGCCCTTCTTGCCGGGTCGATCGGCTGGAACCTGATTCAATATGCCGCGCGGAAGAAGCGTGATGCCAGCCTAGCGGAGATATCCAGCAAGTTAAGACGCATTGTCGCTAATGAAACCTCTGAACGGCTGCTGCTCTTTACCGATGATAAATATTTGCAAGAGCTGGTCCAAGACATCGAGGGGGTATTGTCCAGCAGCCAGAAAATGGCGGTTCGCTACGCCAGAACCGAGCAGTCCATGCGAAAAATGCTGGCGAATATTTCGCATGATTTAAAGACGCCGCTCACCGTCATTCTGGGATACGTCGAAATGATTCAAGCCGATCCTGCCATGGATGAAGCCGAACGAGGCCGCCTGTTTCGCCACGTACAGCACAAAACGACCGAAATCATTGCGTTGATCCATTCTTTTTTTGACCTGGCGAAATTGGAATCCGGGGACCGGCAGATTGAGAACATGAAAGTACATATGAATGAAATTTGCCGTAAAAATATATTGTCCTTGTACGAGTGGGTTCAATCCAGCGGGATGGAAGCCGTTATCGACATTCCCGACCATCCTATATATGCCTATGGAAATGAGGAAGCACTAGAGAGAGTCTTAAGCAATCTGCTCTCCAACGCGATCCGCTACGGACATGACGGGGGAGTGCTTGGTCTGGCCCTTGCTGCGGACGAAACCCACGTGACGATAGAAGTATGGGACCGGGGCAAAGGCATTCAGGAGCAAAATCTGGAGCGCGTATTTGAGCGCATGTTTACGCTCGAGGAATCAAGGAATCGTGCCTTCCAAGGCAGCGGACTGGGCCTGACGATTACCAAAAGGCTGGTGGAAGCGATGGACGGGTCGATTACGCTGCGCAGCGTGCCCTTCCAGAAGACGGTATTCACAATCATGCTGCAGCGCGCGGCCGAGACAAATGTAAGATTTTCTTAAGATTTATATCACAAATAAGATAATTTCTGCAGCTAGAATGAGTTCGTAAGATCACGGAAGGAGCCATGCCAATGGAATATATTATTCAGACCCGCGGGCTGAGCAAAGCCTACAAAGGGAAAGAAACCATCAGCAATGTAAATATGAAGGTTCGACAGGGAGAGATTTACGGTTTCCTCGGGCCAAACGGCGCAGGTAAAACCACCATTATGAAGATGCTGACCAATCTCGTAAAACCCACGACAGGGGAGATTCTGCTGTTCAACGAACGATTGACGGCTGCTTCCTATGAAGTGTTGGGACGGCTCGGCAGCATCATCGAGTACCCGATATTTTATGAGAAAATGACAGCTGCACAAAACTTGGAGCTGCATGGCGAATATATGGGCTACCATAACAAGCAGGCCATTCAAGAAGCTCTGGATATGGTCCATTTAAGAGATACCGGCCAGAAACCGGTGAAGGAATTTTCTCTGGGCATGAAGCAGCGGCTCGGCATTGCCAGGGCGATCATGACCAAACCCGAACTGCTCATTCTGGATGAGCCGATAAACGGGCTTGATCCGTTAGGAATTCAGGAAATGCGGCAATTGTTCCGAACCTTGAGCAGGGAGTACGGGATTACCCTGTTAATCTCCACTCATCTGCTGGCCGAAATCGAGCAGATTGCAGATACGATTGGTGTAATCAGCGACGGCCGGCTAATTGATGAAGTGTCCATGGAAAGCATTCGGGGACAAAATACGGAGTTTATCGAGCTAATTACAGCTGAACCCAGCCGGGCGGCCGCCATTCTGGATCACCAGCTGCGGATTTCCAATTTCAAAGTGCTGCATGACCGGATCATTCGCGTTTACGATCCGTCGATGGGTCAAGGGGAGATTGTTCGGGCGTTAGTGCAACAGAACATCGAAATCGAGGCTATCAACAAGAAATCGATGTCCCTGGAGGAATATTTCCTGGATCTGATCCAACGCAGCAACAACCATATGAAGGGGGCATCGTAAATGATCAAGCTTATGAAGCTGGAGCTGAAAAAGCATTCGCTGGGGTGGTATTTCAGCAGTGCGTTTATCGCCAGCCTGTGCATCATAGCAATACTCATATTGGTTAATTATGTAGAAGCTCCCCATGAAGTTCCCCTAAGAGATTTAGATGAAGCCTTGGTTGTCGTCGGAGCTGTTGCAAGAGTGACCTGCGTCATTCTAGGCGGGGTGCTAGTAGCTAAACTAATCGTTGAAGAATACAAGAGCAAAACTATTTTCATCCTTTTCTCTTACCCGATCAGCCGGAAAAAATTGCTCGGCGCGAAGCTGCTGTTCATCGCGATCTTAACTTTCATCACCGTCTTTGTTACCAATTTATTATCGGCAGGCTTGCTTGTGCTGCTGAATTCTTATCTTCGTTTCATTCCCGGTAACGTAGACACAGGCTTCTTGCTAAAGCAGCTATTATCCATACTCACCTTCTCGGTCGCCACAGCAGGCACCAGCTTGATCCCATTGTATTTCGGCATGCGCAAAAGCATTCCGTGCCTGCGACGATCGTATCCGCCATTCTTATCGTTGCGCTGATCGGGTCGCACAATCCGGAGTTCTCGATCGCCTCGATCGTTTACGTCCCGCTGGCCTTGGCTGTTATCGGCGTACTTATAGCCGCTTGGACGATTCGCAACGTGGAAAGAGCCGACGTCGGGTAAATTACCTGAATACCGGTTACTGCTGCTGCTTGTCACGGTTTGCCTTCATTTTCTCGTGAAGCACATCCTTGAACCGAACAGTCTTGCGCGGATCGTCATTTTTCCTGGAAAGAGGCATGATCGGTGATCTTGGATGCTGGGAGTAATAGGGCAATGCGCCATGAACGATGATGTCCATACTGTTCTCGCTCCTTTCATTGCTTTGGTGTAACTTAACCCGTTACCGCATGCTTTAAACTTATTACGTGATAAAAGGGAATAAAGTTGCAGTTCAGGCGGACGTGGATAATTCATTGTTCCGCCTTATCTGTATTGTAGGTATATTGTGGAACATGGTACATTAGACTTATCTAGTTAACTAATTGGAGCATTGGATGTGACCTAAGATGTCGAATATGGAGATTCGTCCGATTCAGAGCCGCGCCGAGCTGGAAGAGGTCTATAATTTGCTGGAAACCTGTTTTCCCATCAGCAAATCTTATTTTCAATCCCGTCTTGACCACTATACCGCTTACCGCTCTGATACCACCTGGGTAGCTGTTGTGGATGGCGTCATCGCTTCAACGGTTCAAATTTTCCCTTATATTTGCCGCGTAGAGGATGTAACACTCAAGGTGGCCGGCATCGGCAGCGTTGCGACAAAACCAGAATACCGCGGGCAAGGACTAGGTCTGCAAATTTTGCAAAAGCTAACGGAATGGATGGCGCAGGAAGGTTACGATTTATCGTTGCTCTTCTCGAGCATCCATCCTTTTTATGAAAAATTGGGCTGGACCATCGTCCCGGAAACGGAATATCGGCTGCCTGCGGAGCAATTCTCTTCCCAAATCAGTCTAGCATCGCCGGATTCGGATACGGCAGCGCATTCCCCTTATTGGGTCAAGCCTCTAGAGCTGTCCGGCGATCTGAAGCAGGTCGCCGCCATTTATGAGCAAACCAATCAGAAACGCACCTTATCACGGGTGCGGGATTCCATCTACTGGCAGGACGTGCGGCAGTCGGCGGAATGGCTGGAAGGCACCTGGTCCGCAGCTCTGCTGGACGGGGCTATCGCCGCTTACGGCCGCCTGGGGCGGCGAAATCCGTGGGATAACGAAGCCATCACCCTTGAGGAGCTCTGCTATTTGCCGGGGCATGAGTCTGCCATCCTGCCGATTCTGTCCCATTTGGCTGCACAGCACCCGGATATAAAGACATGGAAATTCAGGCTGCCGCCGGATCACGCTTTGCTGCCGCTTCTGAAGGAATGGGATGCGGAGCAGACAGCCTCGGATCTGATGATGTGGAAAATCATCCGGCTGGCCGAGACCCTGCAGATCCTGAAGCCGGTATTGGAGCGAAGACTGCGTGACAAGTCCATTGGCAGCTTCAGATTAGCTCTACGCTGCGCAGGGCAGTCCGCCCTGCTCATTTATGAAGAGGAGCATTTAGCAATTGCTGCGAACTACGATTCCAGCAAGGCTGCTTCCCTGGAACTCCGGCAACCGGAGCTGGTGACGATGCTGCTGCATGGCTACCATAGCGAAATACCGGTCGATGATTGCCCGGGAGTACAAGTGAAACCGCACCCTCCGGTGGACGAACTGCTGCAGGTTATGTTTCCGTTTCAGAACTCCGTATTTTATTTAACGGATAAATTCTGATCCGAACCATTGGATATAAAACAGGCGCTTGACTGGATATCCTGCTGTTGAAAAAGGTTACAATATAATTGTAGACATAAGGAGAGGTGGAAGAATCATGCCAAACAACTCATTCCGAATCGAAAAGGACTTTCTCGGTTCTGTGGAAGTTCCGAGGGAGGCTTATTACGGCGTCCAAACGATGCGTGCGGTAGAGAATTTTCCCATTACCGGATACAGGATATATTCCGAGCTCATTCATGCGCTCGCCCTGGTGAAGAAAGCCGCTGCCCAGGCGAACATGGATATCGGCCAGCTCGACCCTATGATCGGCAATGCAATCATCCAGGCAGCAGACGAAATTATGGGCGGACATTATCATGATCAGTTCATTACCGATCCGATTCAAGGCGGCGCAGGTACTTCGATTAATATGAACGCCAATGAAGTGATCGCGAACCGTGCGCTGGAGATTCTCGGCAAAGAGAAGGGCGATTACGCCTCGGTCAGCCCGAACAACCATGTGAACATGTCCCAATCGACGAACGACGCCTTCCCGACGGCGAATCATATCGCGATTCTGAACCTGCTCGACCGGCTGATCAAGACGACTCGCTCGCTGGCCGATACGTTCAAGAAGAAGGCTCAGGAGTTCGACAGCGTCATCAAAATGGGACGGACGCATTTGCAGGATGCCGTGCCGATCCGCCTCGGACAAGAGTTCGAAGCCTACCGGCGCGTGCTGGAAAGGGACATTCGCAGAATGGACCAGACGAGACAAGCTTTGTTCGAAATCAATATGGGGGCTACGGCGGTCGGCACCGGCCTAAATGCGGATCCGAAGTATATCAAACGGGTCGTCAAGCTGCTGGCCGAGCTAAGCGGTTATCCAATGTTCTCAGCAGCCCAGCTCGTCGACGCCACCCAGAACTGCGATGCGTATACGGAGACGTCGGCAGCGCTCAAGCTTTGCATGATCAACATGTCCAAAATCGCCAACGATTTGCGGCTGATGGCTTCTGGACCTAGAGCGGGGTTCAGGGAAATTTCCCTGCCGTCCCGCCAGCCCGGCTCCTCGATCATGCCGGGCAAAGTCAATCCGGTCATGGCCGAGCTCATTAATCAGGTGGCCTTCCAAGTCATCGGCAACGACACCACCATCAGCATGGCGGCCGAAGCCGGCCAATTCGAGCTGAACGTCATGGAGCCCGTGCTCGTGTTCAACCTGATGCAGTCCATCAGCATCATGAACAACGCCTTCCAATCGTTCCAGAAATACTGCCTGGAAGGAATCACCGCGAACGAGGAGCAATGCAAAGCTTACGTGGACCGGAGCGTCGGGATCATTACCGCGCTCAACCCGCATCTGGGTTACGAAACGGTCAGCAAAATCGCTGCCGAGGCCATTGCGACAGGCCGCTCTGTGCGCGAGCTATGCCTGGAATATAAAGTGTTGACCCCGGAGGAGCTCGATGAAATCCTCGCCCCCCATGAGATGACCTCGCCGGGAATTGCCGGGGCCAGATTCCTGCATCATACCCCTTCCTCCGGGAAGTAAGGGGTGGCCGGGATGACGATCTGCACCGTCGTCCCCATTCCCGGCCTGCTGCCGATCGTTACGCCGTATTCAGCGCCAAAATGGAGCTGGATGCGGCTATTTACGTTGCGGATGCCGAAGCCGACGTTCTGGCCTTCCACCGGGTCGAAGATGCGGCGAATAAGCGCAGGAGGCATGCCAAGGCCGTTATCGATCACCTTGAAGACGATATTGTCGCCGATCTTCTTTGCCTCAATCCGAATATGGAGGGCATCGCCAAACCAGGCATGCTCCAGCGCATTTTCAATGAAAGGCTGTAAAATCAATTTAATGGTCACATAACGCACGATCTCCGGATCGAGGTCATAGGAAATCGCCACCTTGTCCCCGTACTTCGTCCTCTGGATATTGAGATAGGCCTCAGCCTGCTCCAGCTCATGGCGAATCGGGATCACCGTCCTTCCTTCATTTAAAGAAAGACGATAGAACTTGGCGAGATCAAGCACCATCTTCTGCAGCCTGTCGATTTCGCCAAATTTGGCCAGCCGGCTGATAGAGGACAGCGTATTATACAGAAAATGCGGATTGATCTGCGCCTGCAAGGATTCCAGCTCCGCCTCCTTCTTCTCGATTTGCGTCAGATACACCTGTTCGATGAGATGATCAATGTTCTGTCCCATCTCATTCAGCGCGGAGGCGATTTGCGAGAATTCATCCTTGCCCTTGTAGCGCATCCGTTTATGCAGGTCGCCTTCGCGGAAAGCGTTTAATACAGAGACGATCTTCTTGACGCGTACCGAGAAATACCGCGAAATGAACATGCCCGCGACCGAGAATACGATCAGTAAAACAGCACATGTCCCTAATATAAACATGCTGACCCGCACAGAGTCCCGCTCCATAATCGTCATTGGCACATAGGCATGCAGCTTCCAATTCCCGTCATTCAAGGTTTCGGTAATGGTTAAATAATCCTTCTCCGACAGTTCTTCCACTCTCCGGCCAGCGGGGAATTCGCCCGACTGATATAGAATCTTCCCCTGCTCATCCTTCAGGAGCAGCACGCTGCCCTCCCCGATTTTTAAATAGTCCATCGCTTCGAACAGCTCCTGAATTCGAGCGCTAACACGCATAAATCCGACTTCCTTGACTTCCAGCGGGAATACATCAACCATGCGCCGCAACAGAGATATCCGCCCGAATTCCTCATCGCGCTGCACTTTTTTCCAGACCATCGTTTTCCCGTATTCCTCTTCGGGATAGGTCCTGTACCACTCTTGATCAACTAACCGGTCCAAATGATATATGTTGTATTTGCGTTCCAGCATATCCAGGTTCTCTTGTTCGAAGGAGCCATAATAGGTTTCGTTAAAATGCTGATTCTGCAAAAAAATAAACATGGCAATATTGATCCGTGCCGCCTGCATCGCGTTTTGGAACTTGGGCCTGAGAGTTCTCATCGTCCTGTCATAGGTATCCCATCCGTTGTCAAAATGGCGCAGCTGCAAAACCAGGGAATAATCATCATATATAATAGAAGAAACTCGTTC from Paenibacillus woosongensis includes the following:
- a CDS encoding MDR family MFS transporter — protein: MNAHLKQIHPLSWTIIIGTIFGRTAISMSIPFLSIYLIRSMGATPAETGIVVAVSSLIGVFASFNGGYISDVIGRKKVLFIAIFGWVLVFVGFAFANKIWIFFIMNALNGLCRATFEPTSRALLADITPKESKLLVFNLRYAAINIGVVIGPLLGLQVGASDSNSVFLIAAVVYACYGICLVVQFWRYHELGQASTENEQRLSIGGALKATSGNRTFMLVLIGMIFCVLGYGHFDSTLAQYMEMSPRIEEGVKWFSYLISLNAVVVLAVQYPLVRLAARFAPALPIIAGNLFTGASLILFGMSDTLPFLMICVVIFTVGEVLVFTATDVLVDRIAEPELRGAYFGMFGFNNLGMVLAPLLGGFLLQGLGVASSQLIFALLGLTTFAGVPFLYLAHRSMLKLEQARAEREGQAVSS
- a CDS encoding response regulator transcription factor, with product MNQNILLVEDDGSISEMVINCLSKEGFSITLARDGEEALRLFGEQSYALVLLDLMLPYLNGMDFLKKIREHSRVPVLIVSAKDSEVDKALGLGFGADDYIAKPFSLIELTARVKAAIRRATEYSDAGGSASHSPKIITVKDMTMDIDNIRLTKHGREIHLTAKEWSILKLLFTYPRKIFTKEQIYRSVWGDEYYGDENMINVHISRLRDKIEDHPSSPQYIKTIWGIGYKLGDFQE
- a CDS encoding sensor histidine kinase, yielding MTALLWLLTALLAGSIGWNLIQYAARKKRDASLAEISSKLRRIVANETSERLLLFTDDKYLQELVQDIEGVLSSSQKMAVRYARTEQSMRKMLANISHDLKTPLTVILGYVEMIQADPAMDEAERGRLFRHVQHKTTEIIALIHSFFDLAKLESGDRQIENMKVHMNEICRKNILSLYEWVQSSGMEAVIDIPDHPIYAYGNEEALERVLSNLLSNAIRYGHDGGVLGLALAADETHVTIEVWDRGKGIQEQNLERVFERMFTLEESRNRAFQGSGLGLTITKRLVEAMDGSITLRSVPFQKTVFTIMLQRAAETNVRFS
- a CDS encoding ABC transporter ATP-binding protein, whose translation is MEYIIQTRGLSKAYKGKETISNVNMKVRQGEIYGFLGPNGAGKTTIMKMLTNLVKPTTGEILLFNERLTAASYEVLGRLGSIIEYPIFYEKMTAAQNLELHGEYMGYHNKQAIQEALDMVHLRDTGQKPVKEFSLGMKQRLGIARAIMTKPELLILDEPINGLDPLGIQEMRQLFRTLSREYGITLLISTHLLAEIEQIADTIGVISDGRLIDEVSMESIRGQNTEFIELITAEPSRAAAILDHQLRISNFKVLHDRIIRVYDPSMGQGEIVRALVQQNIEIEAINKKSMSLEEYFLDLIQRSNNHMKGAS
- a CDS encoding ABC transporter permease, which codes for MIKLMKLELKKHSLGWYFSSAFIASLCIIAILILVNYVEAPHEVPLRDLDEALVVVGAVARVTCVILGGVLVAKLIVEEYKSKTIFILFSYPISRKKLLGAKLLFIAILTFITVFVTNLLSAGLLVLLNSYLRFIPGNVDTGFLLKQLLSILTFSVATAGTSLIPLYFGMRKSIPCLRRSYPPFLSLR
- a CDS encoding GNAT family N-acetyltransferase; this encodes MSNMEIRPIQSRAELEEVYNLLETCFPISKSYFQSRLDHYTAYRSDTTWVAVVDGVIASTVQIFPYICRVEDVTLKVAGIGSVATKPEYRGQGLGLQILQKLTEWMAQEGYDLSLLFSSIHPFYEKLGWTIVPETEYRLPAEQFSSQISLASPDSDTAAHSPYWVKPLELSGDLKQVAAIYEQTNQKRTLSRVRDSIYWQDVRQSAEWLEGTWSAALLDGAIAAYGRLGRRNPWDNEAITLEELCYLPGHESAILPILSHLAAQHPDIKTWKFRLPPDHALLPLLKEWDAEQTASDLMMWKIIRLAETLQILKPVLERRLRDKSIGSFRLALRCAGQSALLIYEEEHLAIAANYDSSKAASLELRQPELVTMLLHGYHSEIPVDDCPGVQVKPHPPVDELLQVMFPFQNSVFYLTDKF
- the aspA gene encoding aspartate ammonia-lyase; this encodes MPNNSFRIEKDFLGSVEVPREAYYGVQTMRAVENFPITGYRIYSELIHALALVKKAAAQANMDIGQLDPMIGNAIIQAADEIMGGHYHDQFITDPIQGGAGTSINMNANEVIANRALEILGKEKGDYASVSPNNHVNMSQSTNDAFPTANHIAILNLLDRLIKTTRSLADTFKKKAQEFDSVIKMGRTHLQDAVPIRLGQEFEAYRRVLERDIRRMDQTRQALFEINMGATAVGTGLNADPKYIKRVVKLLAELSGYPMFSAAQLVDATQNCDAYTETSAALKLCMINMSKIANDLRLMASGPRAGFREISLPSRQPGSSIMPGKVNPVMAELINQVAFQVIGNDTTISMAAEAGQFELNVMEPVLVFNLMQSISIMNNAFQSFQKYCLEGITANEEQCKAYVDRSVGIITALNPHLGYETVSKIAAEAIATGRSVRELCLEYKVLTPEELDEILAPHEMTSPGIAGARFLHHTPSSGK
- a CDS encoding sensor histidine kinase, which codes for MKEKKSQRPYIPFGYKLMLTYMFFIVIPVIAIGYFSNAMYQESIRKHARTNTQATLLQIRDNIEYKLEDVERVSSIIYDDYSLVLQLRHFDNGWDTYDRTMRTLRPKFQNAMQAARINIAMFIFLQNQHFNETYYGSFEQENLDMLERKYNIYHLDRLVDQEWYRTYPEEEYGKTMVWKKVQRDEEFGRISLLRRMVDVFPLEVKEVGFMRVSARIQELFEAMDYLKIGEGSVLLLKDEQGKILYQSGEFPAGRRVEELSEKDYLTITETLNDGNWKLHAYVPMTIMERDSVRVSMFILGTCAVLLIVFSVAGMFISRYFSVRVKKIVSVLNAFREGDLHKRMRYKGKDEFSQIASALNEMGQNIDHLIEQVYLTQIEKKEAELESLQAQINPHFLYNTLSSISRLAKFGEIDRLQKMVLDLAKFYRLSLNEGRTVIPIRHELEQAEAYLNIQRTKYGDKVAISYDLDPEIVRYVTIKLILQPFIENALEHAWFGDALHIRIEAKKIGDNIVFKVIDNGLGMPPALIRRIFDPVEGQNVGFGIRNVNSRIQLHFGAEYGVTIGSRPGMGTTVQIVIPATPYFPEEGV